A genomic region of Campylobacter corcagiensis contains the following coding sequences:
- a CDS encoding GNAT family N-acetyltransferase, which translates to MRKATNADVNALLKIEEESFSEFKLSRASFYYHIKRNFLVVYEKNGEILGYALVFTYLKTPRIYSIAVSKSSRNLGVGSEILNYLTTKFNSLRLEVRSDNKTAINLYKKFGFKVIKILPNYYENCDGLKMKFQNMKCKNLNNS; encoded by the coding sequence ATGAGAAAAGCTACAAACGCAGATGTAAACGCTCTTTTAAAGATAGAAGAAGAGAGCTTTAGTGAGTTTAAACTAAGTAGAGCTAGTTTTTACTATCATATAAAGCGAAATTTCTTAGTTGTTTATGAAAAAAATGGTGAAATTTTAGGCTATGCTTTGGTTTTTACTTATCTTAAAACACCTCGTATCTACTCTATAGCTGTATCAAAAAGTAGTAGAAATTTAGGAGTTGGAAGTGAAATTTTAAACTATCTTACTACTAAATTTAACTCTTTAAGACTTGAAGTTAGAAGTGATAATAAAACAGCTATAAATTTATATAAAAAATTTGGTTTTAAGGTTATAAAAATACTTCCAAACTACTATGAAAATTGTGATGGCTTAAAGATGAAATTTCAAAATATGAAATGCAAAAATTTAAACAATTCTTAA
- a CDS encoding catalase, protein MSKTLTTTSGNVVADNQNSLTAGKNGPVLLQDYKLIEKLAHQNRERIPERAVHAKGSGAYGKLVITEDISKYTKASVLQKGESTRMLIRFSTVAGEAGAADAERDVRGFAMKFYTKEGNWDLVGNNTPVFFVRDAYKFPDFIHTQKRDPRTHLRSNNAQWDFWTLVPESLHQVTILMSDRGIPASFRNMHGFGSHTYSLINDKNERFWVKFHFKTAQGIKNLTNEEAKKIIGEDRESNQRDLYESIEKGDYPRWNFKIQIMPEKEAKTCGFNPFDLTKVWSHKDYPLIDVGYFELNENPQNYFNEIEQAAFSPSNVVPGIGISPDKMLQARTFSYPDAQRYRVGTHYAQLPVNRPINEVNTYTVGGSMNNGMYKVESGKYYEPNSYNGPKEDRSFLEPDLEIDGVAGRFGYDDEDYYSQPRALFNLMSECQKNQLFNNIADSMDGVCDEVKKRALGHFEKISPDYAKGVENALKSKCGCSK, encoded by the coding sequence ATGTCAAAAACATTAACAACAACTTCAGGAAATGTAGTCGCTGATAATCAAAACAGCCTAACAGCAGGAAAAAATGGTCCTGTTTTATTGCAAGATTATAAACTGATTGAAAAATTAGCACACCAAAATAGAGAGAGAATTCCAGAAAGAGCAGTCCATGCAAAAGGAAGTGGGGCTTATGGAAAGCTAGTAATTACAGAAGATATCTCAAAATATACAAAAGCTAGTGTTTTACAAAAAGGTGAAAGCACAAGAATGCTTATAAGATTTTCAACCGTTGCAGGCGAAGCAGGTGCGGCAGATGCTGAAAGAGATGTTCGTGGTTTTGCTATGAAATTTTACACAAAAGAGGGAAACTGGGATTTGGTAGGCAATAACACTCCTGTGTTTTTCGTCCGCGATGCGTATAAATTTCCAGATTTTATCCACACTCAAAAAAGAGACCCAAGAACTCATTTAAGATCAAATAACGCTCAATGGGACTTTTGGACATTAGTTCCTGAAAGCCTTCACCAAGTTACGATTTTGATGAGTGATAGAGGAATTCCAGCAAGTTTTAGAAATATGCATGGATTTGGAAGTCATACTTATAGCTTGATAAATGATAAAAATGAGAGATTTTGGGTTAAATTTCACTTCAAAACCGCTCAAGGAATTAAGAATTTAACAAACGAAGAAGCAAAAAAAATCATCGGCGAAGATAGAGAAAGCAACCAAAGAGATCTTTATGAGTCAATCGAAAAAGGAGACTATCCAAGGTGGAATTTTAAAATCCAAATCATGCCAGAAAAAGAGGCAAAAACATGTGGATTTAACCCATTTGATCTAACAAAAGTTTGGTCACATAAAGACTATCCATTAATTGATGTTGGATATTTTGAGTTAAATGAAAACCCGCAAAATTACTTTAACGAAATCGAACAAGCTGCATTTAGCCCATCAAATGTTGTGCCAGGAATCGGCATTAGCCCTGATAAAATGCTTCAAGCAAGAACTTTTAGCTATCCAGACGCTCAAAGATATAGAGTTGGCACACACTACGCACAACTTCCAGTAAATCGCCCAATAAATGAAGTAAATACCTACACAGTTGGTGGGTCAATGAATAACGGAATGTATAAAGTTGAAAGCGGAAAATACTACGAGCCAAATAGCTATAATGGTCCAAAAGAAGATAGAAGCTTTTTAGAACCAGATTTAGAAATTGATGGTGTTGCAGGAAGATTTGGGTATGATGATGAGGACTACTACTCACAGCCAAGGGCGTTATTTAACCTAATGAGCGAGTGCCAAAAAAATCAGCTTTTTAACAATATCGCTGATAGTATGGATGGCGTTTGTGATGAGGTTAAAAAAAGAGCGTTAGGTCATTTTGAAAAAATTTCGCCTGATTATGCAAAAGGTGTGGAAAATGCACTTAAATCAAAATGTGGCTGTTCAAAATAA
- a CDS encoding CHASE2 domain-containing protein, whose amino-acid sequence MRYLKFIVYSLMMLLVMAFVAKSSFVTFIDYKIFDMFSKDTKTSSKSVIIVAIDEKSLSALGQWPWNRIITAKITQNILMAKPAVLGIDMILAEKDRTSLKEISKFYEHSLGLSIDINSVPDILQDNDKILSSALSANKSVLGTFMDNSNKECEKFTTIKSDQNIKNLAKFSGMLCSYDTINNNASGNGFINSKISIDRNLRQNVSFVRYKDAIVPSLTMAMLMQIDPNMTLKNAKFGTIELEFLGQKRYFNKKGTTLNTPYDSKNFKIVSAVDILDANFDKSILTGKLVILGATATGLYDHYINTDGVMYPGVFYHASFLENFIKDSLIINPIFFKNIFFALSLVFSMLLIFLYNKKGYIYAIVFFSLASLLVTSIAYIFVKKGIYISAGYFLVTSIIPMVALSLFGAYKGVIERKNHILDMESANRSTIASMIAVVDSKDGETGGHIIRTRSYIEALCKYLYKKGLYKDIITPEFIEILYRAVPLHDIGKVAIPDDILKKEGKLTEEEMKIMKTHVQRGKEIIEKSISMSETKNKFLISARNIVYTHHEKWDGSGYPQGLKGEEIPLEGRLMAIADVYDALVCERYYKKSYSFEKAEDIIISQSAKHFDPLLVEAFKKIRGEFRNIALKIS is encoded by the coding sequence ATGAGATATCTAAAATTTATAGTTTATAGCCTTATGATGCTACTTGTAATGGCATTTGTGGCTAAAAGTAGCTTTGTTACTTTTATAGACTATAAAATTTTTGATATGTTTAGTAAAGATACTAAAACTTCTTCAAAATCTGTAATTATAGTAGCTATAGATGAAAAAAGCTTAAGTGCTTTGGGGCAGTGGCCGTGGAATAGAATAATAACAGCTAAAATCACTCAAAATATCCTTATGGCAAAACCTGCTGTTTTGGGCATTGATATGATACTAGCAGAAAAGGATAGAACATCGCTTAAAGAAATATCTAAATTTTATGAACATAGCCTAGGTCTTAGTATAGATATAAATAGCGTTCCAGATATTTTACAAGATAATGATAAAATTCTCTCTTCAGCCCTAAGTGCAAACAAAAGCGTTTTAGGAACATTTATGGATAATAGCAACAAAGAGTGTGAGAAATTTACTACCATAAAAAGCGATCAAAATATAAAAAACTTAGCTAAATTTAGCGGGATGCTTTGTAGCTACGATACTATAAATAACAATGCTAGCGGAAATGGATTTATAAACTCTAAAATCTCTATAGATAGAAATTTAAGGCAAAACGTCTCTTTTGTAAGATATAAAGATGCTATCGTGCCGTCTTTAACCATGGCTATGTTGATGCAAATAGATCCAAATATGACTCTAAAAAATGCTAAATTTGGTACAATAGAACTTGAGTTTTTAGGTCAAAAAAGATATTTTAATAAAAAAGGAACCACACTAAACACTCCTTATGATTCAAAAAATTTTAAAATAGTATCTGCTGTAGATATCTTAGATGCAAATTTTGATAAGAGTATTTTAACAGGTAAACTGGTAATACTTGGTGCTACTGCTACAGGGCTTTATGATCACTATATCAACACAGATGGAGTTATGTATCCAGGTGTTTTTTATCACGCTTCTTTTTTGGAAAATTTTATAAAAGACTCACTAATTATAAATCCTATATTTTTTAAAAATATCTTTTTTGCTCTATCTTTGGTTTTTAGTATGCTACTAATATTTTTATACAACAAAAAAGGCTATATTTATGCTATCGTATTTTTTAGTTTAGCATCTCTTTTGGTTACATCTATAGCATATATCTTTGTAAAAAAAGGAATTTACATCTCTGCTGGTTATTTTTTAGTGACTTCTATCATACCGATGGTTGCTTTATCTCTTTTTGGTGCTTACAAAGGGGTAATAGAGAGAAAAAACCATATCTTAGATATGGAAAGTGCTAACCGTTCAACCATAGCTAGTATGATAGCTGTAGTTGATAGTAAAGATGGCGAAACTGGTGGGCACATCATAAGAACTAGAAGCTATATAGAAGCTCTTTGTAAATACCTTTACAAAAAAGGCTTATATAAGGATATAATCACTCCTGAATTTATTGAAATTTTATATAGAGCTGTTCCACTTCATGATATAGGAAAGGTTGCAATACCTGATGATATCTTAAAAAAAGAGGGAAAACTCACTGAAGAAGAGATGAAGATAATGAAAACTCATGTCCAAAGAGGTAAAGAGATAATAGAAAAAAGCATATCAATGTCTGAAACTAAGAATAAATTTCTTATTTCAGCTAGAAATATCGTCTATACTCACCACGAAAAATGGGATGGAAGTGGCTATCCGCAAGGGCTAAAAGGAGAAGAAATTCCACTTGAAGGAAGACTCATGGCTATAGCTGATGTGTATGATGCTCTTGTTTGCGAAAGATATTATAAAAAAAGTTATAGTTTTGAAAAGGCTGAAGATATCATAATAAGCCAAAGCGCAAAGCACTTTGATCCGCTTTTAGTTGAAGCGTTTAAAAAGATAAGGGGCGAATTTAGAAATATCGCCCTTAAAATTTCTTAA
- a CDS encoding OmpA family protein yields MEAVLAMLALIAGINFLDKNSTQIVLLDSNKTSSITLKTAYKSELLSTPNEYLSINNINQNEKRVLNNSEVEDKFGSIIKVSVDKPISYKLYFTNSDSLDEKSLKIIPKIKQTIKDRYPCEVSIIGHTDTIGSNDINKKVSLKRAKKVAGIFKDENISRVDIYSFGESNLLVKTADNVFEPKNRRVEIQIR; encoded by the coding sequence ATGGAAGCAGTTTTAGCGATGCTAGCTCTGATAGCTGGTATAAATTTCTTAGATAAAAATAGCACTCAAATAGTCTTGCTTGATAGCAATAAAACCTCATCTATAACGCTTAAAACCGCTTATAAAAGTGAGCTTTTAAGCACTCCAAATGAGTATTTATCAATAAACAACATAAACCAAAATGAAAAAAGAGTTCTTAATAATAGCGAAGTAGAGGATAAATTTGGCTCTATCATAAAAGTAAGTGTAGATAAGCCAATAAGCTATAAACTATACTTCACAAATTCAGACTCTCTTGATGAAAAATCCTTAAAAATCATACCTAAAATAAAACAAACCATAAAAGATAGATATCCTTGTGAAGTATCTATAATAGGTCATACTGATACGATTGGTTCTAATGATATAAATAAAAAAGTATCTTTAAAAAGAGCAAAAAAAGTAGCTGGGATTTTTAAAGATGAAAATATCTCAAGAGTAGATATATACTCTTTTGGCGAGTCAAATTTGCTAGTAAAAACAGCTGATAATGTATTTGAACCAAAAAATAGGCGGGTTGAAATCCAAATAAGATGA
- a CDS encoding DNA alkylation repair protein, with protein MIDEILLNLEDFRDEKYAKFQNKLIKTDMKILGIRTPVLRKFAKKVENLEFLKAKKREIYELNLLEAFVLSSINLEFKTKLEIYNKFIKRVDNWALIDAVKFKEFDRNMLFGEIKIWLISKDEFIKRAGYVNLLYHFVDERWLDFIFSIKDNNLAYYDTMGHAWLISECMARYPSKTFEFLKDRNLKEKTFKKAVSKSLDSFRVSEIYKQKLKGLRLKS; from the coding sequence ATGATAGATGAAATTCTACTAAATTTAGAAGATTTTAGAGATGAAAAATATGCTAAATTTCAAAATAAACTTATAAAAACAGATATGAAAATTTTAGGCATAAGAACGCCTGTGCTTAGGAAATTTGCTAAAAAAGTAGAAAATTTAGAGTTTTTAAAGGCTAAAAAAAGAGAGATTTATGAGCTAAATTTGCTAGAAGCTTTTGTTTTATCGTCCATAAATTTAGAGTTTAAAACTAAACTTGAAATTTATAATAAATTTATAAAAAGAGTTGATAACTGGGCGTTAATAGATGCTGTTAAATTTAAAGAATTTGATAGAAATATGCTTTTTGGCGAGATTAAAATTTGGCTTATTAGCAAAGATGAGTTTATAAAAAGGGCTGGATATGTAAATTTGCTCTATCATTTTGTAGATGAGAGGTGGCTTGATTTTATCTTTAGTATAAAAGATAACAACCTAGCTTACTATGATACTATGGGACATGCGTGGCTTATAAGTGAGTGTATGGCAAGATATCCTAGTAAGACTTTTGAGTTTTTAAAAGATAGAAATTTAAAAGAAAAAACCTTTAAAAAAGCGGTATCAAAAAGCCTTGATAGTTTTAGAGTGAGTGAAATTTATAAACAAAAGCTTAAGGGATTGAGACTTAAAAGCTAA
- a CDS encoding PAS domain-containing protein, protein MTTYKPTPIDEMIQLDKERYLISSTNTKGIITSVNPYFKSISGYKANELVGSPHNIVRHPDMPRVIFKMMWDRIKSGKNMAAVVKNLAKDGRYYWVVTDFQVQTDENGNISGFTAFRRAADNDTIKTITSIYEKLLDAEQVGGMDASEHELNMILKQKGMSYSDFLEGVMKKSGLSGAFKGVFKKFFG, encoded by the coding sequence ATGACAACTTATAAACCAACCCCAATTGATGAGATGATACAATTAGATAAAGAGAGATATCTCATCTCTTCAACCAATACAAAAGGAATAATAACTTCTGTAAATCCTTACTTTAAAAGCATTTCAGGGTATAAAGCTAATGAACTAGTTGGAAGTCCGCACAACATAGTTCGCCATCCAGATATGCCAAGGGTTATATTTAAAATGATGTGGGATAGAATAAAAAGTGGTAAAAATATGGCAGCAGTTGTAAAAAACCTTGCAAAAGATGGTAGATACTACTGGGTTGTAACTGATTTTCAAGTTCAAACAGATGAAAATGGAAATATATCAGGCTTTACTGCTTTTAGAAGAGCTGCTGATAATGACACTATAAAAACAATTACTTCCATATATGAAAAACTTCTAGACGCTGAACAAGTTGGCGGAATGGATGCAAGTGAGCATGAATTAAATATGATACTTAAACAAAAGGGTATGAGTTATAGTGACTTTTTAGAAGGCGTTATGAAAAAAAGTGGCTTAAGTGGTGCTTTTAAGGGCGTGTTTAAGAAATTTTTTGGTTAA
- a CDS encoding DUF2156 domain-containing protein, which translates to MEFSVKNVKFSKFDINSKPLMEEYLLRLGEDLQVDISDYTFASNFIWLQNVSGFYAIVENSFCLFAMSGGELSMLLPPLGRISDLKNAILKCFELMNDNNSSPYLSRIDYVAESILEKFATSLDESANIFDVFEDFVFEKALNDYIYKSDDLIELKGNAYHTKRTEVNKFKKTYPNFRVERLDPLKHKDEIINLSNIWAKERIKYMPKERTDEFMEGIYQENVAIKRMLTYYKELELIGIVLYIEGEMKGFTVGEMINKGVASVLIEKTDFETLGCAQFIFREFSKVLKDKFECEFINVGDDMGFSNLKKVKMSYRPHKLDIKYTIYQK; encoded by the coding sequence ATGGAATTTAGTGTAAAAAATGTTAAGTTTAGCAAATTTGACATAAACTCAAAACCTTTAATGGAAGAGTATTTGCTAAGGCTTGGTGAGGATTTACAGGTTGATATAAGTGATTATACCTTTGCTTCAAATTTTATATGGCTTCAAAATGTGAGTGGTTTTTATGCTATAGTTGAAAATAGCTTTTGTCTTTTTGCGATGAGTGGTGGAGAACTAAGCATGCTACTACCTCCACTTGGTAGAATTTCAGACCTTAAAAACGCAATATTAAAGTGCTTTGAGCTTATGAATGATAATAACTCAAGTCCATATCTGTCAAGGATAGATTATGTTGCTGAGAGTATTTTAGAGAAATTTGCTACTTCTTTGGATGAGAGTGCAAATATCTTTGATGTGTTTGAAGATTTTGTATTTGAAAAGGCTTTAAATGATTATATTTATAAAAGTGATGATTTAATAGAGTTAAAAGGCAATGCCTACCACACTAAAAGAACTGAAGTTAACAAATTTAAAAAAACTTATCCAAATTTTAGAGTTGAAAGATTAGACCCTTTAAAACACAAAGATGAGATCATAAATTTATCAAATATCTGGGCAAAAGAGCGTATAAAATATATGCCAAAAGAAAGAACTGATGAGTTTATGGAGGGAATTTATCAAGAAAATGTAGCTATAAAAAGAATGCTTACTTACTATAAAGAGCTAGAACTTATCGGAATTGTTTTATATATAGAAGGTGAGATGAAAGGTTTTACTGTTGGTGAGATGATAAATAAAGGTGTAGCTAGTGTTTTGATAGAAAAGACTGATTTTGAGACTTTGGGGTGTGCTCAGTTTATATTTAGAGAATTTTCTAAGGTTTTAAAGGATAAATTTGAGTGTGAGTTTATCAATGTTGGCGATGATATGGGCTTTAGCAATCTAAAAAAGGTAAAAATGAGTTATCGTCCACATAAACTTGACATAAAATATACCATTTACCAAAAATGA
- a CDS encoding FecR family protein produces the protein MKKILILLFMLEAVFAGDIAIVKMTKGSPVVQRDGKNLNLSVGDKLNNKDILITDKNSKVGVIFNDGSTLTLSEGSFLNIEEFTYEPIEEKYKFTLKLDRGETLFESGKMGEVSPENFEFKIPTGTIGIRGTKFIINLK, from the coding sequence ATGAAAAAAATTTTGATTTTGCTTTTTATGTTAGAAGCTGTTTTTGCTGGAGATATCGCTATAGTTAAGATGACTAAGGGAAGTCCAGTAGTTCAAAGAGATGGTAAAAATCTAAATTTAAGCGTCGGAGATAAACTTAATAATAAAGATATATTAATAACTGATAAAAACTCTAAAGTTGGTGTGATTTTCAATGATGGAAGTACGCTTACTTTAAGTGAGGGAAGTTTTTTAAATATTGAGGAATTTACCTACGAACCAATAGAAGAGAAGTATAAATTCACTCTAAAGCTTGATAGGGGCGAGACTTTATTTGAGAGTGGTAAGATGGGTGAAGTAAGTCCTGAGAATTTTGAGTTTAAAATTCCAACTGGAACGATAGGAATAAGAGGAACAAAATTTATCATAAATCTAAAATAA
- a CDS encoding PAS domain-containing protein → MIRPTPIDEMINLDKDRYFISSTDTKGIITSANPYFKGISGYSAEELLGQPHSIIRHPDMPRVIFKIMWERIQAGENMAAVVKNLAKDGRYYWVVTDFDILRDDKGDIKGYVAYRKAAPHDTIQAVIPIYKKLLEVEATGGMEASQIELTNILKSMKMRYTDFIEGEIKRSGFLRSVARKLFGKW, encoded by the coding sequence ATGATAAGACCAACTCCGATTGATGAGATGATAAATTTAGATAAAGATAGATATTTTATCTCATCGACAGACACAAAAGGCATTATAACATCTGCAAATCCATATTTTAAAGGCATTTCAGGTTATTCTGCCGAAGAGCTTCTAGGTCAGCCACATAGTATAATACGCCATCCAGATATGCCAAGAGTTATTTTTAAGATTATGTGGGAGAGAATTCAAGCAGGTGAAAATATGGCAGCAGTTGTAAAAAACCTTGCAAAAGATGGTAGATACTACTGGGTTGTAACAGATTTTGATATTTTAAGAGATGATAAAGGCGATATAAAGGGCTATGTAGCATATAGAAAAGCTGCTCCACATGATACTATACAAGCAGTAATTCCTATATATAAAAAGCTCCTTGAGGTTGAAGCTACTGGCGGGATGGAGGCAAGTCAGATAGAGTTAACAAATATACTTAAAAGTATGAAAATGAGATATACTGATTTTATCGAGGGTGAGATTAAAAGAAGTGGATTTTTAAGATCTGTAGCTAGAAAACTTTTTGGAAAGTGGTAA
- a CDS encoding PHP domain-containing protein, with product MKEVEFDLHMHSIYSDGRPAPHDIVNIAKSKNIGFAITDHNHIKGSIIAKKLADKDGIPSLCGIELGTNEGKEMLIYFDKPFRAEEFYIKEVEPYKTSRMTRIKRSMWEFVGDEFMSLKRRYEIYFVTIPHPYAMLYKSVKHNPLLSNAMLKVANAVEAVNLSISSKANAKAYWLGVELGKFLTAPSDAHLKSDIGLVTTRLEFDENKTIIKSDISHNFTHSHILKNSLTLLQITKENINYSLLKRGSFKL from the coding sequence ATGAAAGAGGTAGAATTTGACCTACATATGCACTCTATTTATAGCGATGGAAGACCTGCTCCACACGATATTGTTAACATTGCTAAGAGTAAAAATATAGGCTTTGCAATCACTGATCACAACCATATAAAAGGTTCAATCATCGCTAAAAAACTAGCTGATAAAGATGGCATTCCTTCGCTTTGTGGTATAGAGCTTGGCACAAATGAAGGCAAAGAGATGCTTATATACTTTGATAAACCTTTTAGAGCTGAAGAGTTTTATATAAAAGAAGTAGAGCCTTATAAAACAAGCAGAATGACTAGAATAAAGCGTTCTATGTGGGAGTTTGTGGGCGATGAGTTTATGAGCTTAAAAAGGCGTTATGAAATTTACTTTGTAACTATACCACACCCTTATGCTATGCTTTATAAAAGCGTAAAACACAACCCCTTGCTTTCAAATGCTATGCTAAAAGTAGCAAACGCAGTCGAAGCAGTAAATTTAAGCATAAGCAGTAAAGCAAACGCAAAAGCCTACTGGCTTGGTGTAGAACTTGGTAAATTCCTAACTGCTCCAAGTGATGCTCACCTTAAAAGCGACATAGGCTTAGTAACTACAAGGTTAGAATTTGATGAGAATAAAACCATAATAAAAAGCGATATTTCGCACAACTTTACTCACTCTCACATACTTAAAAACTCTCTTACCCTGCTTCAAATAACCAAAGAAAATATCAACTACTCGCTTTTAAAAAGAGGAAGTTTTAAGCTATGA
- a CDS encoding UDP-N-acetylmuramate dehydrogenase encodes MLIDFSKFSSIKIGGVFEVAEISYENASEFNGVIIGACNNILISPKPPNLGILSDDFKFIELLDDEILRVGAKTKSSQIYNFAKKQNLAGFEFLRGIPGTLGGLLTMNAGLKGFEISNSLVSATTSKGKFIRDELDFSYRKSEIPGVIFEAEFSVKSGFDSSLSDEISKARNNQPKGYSFGSCFKNPANDSAGRLIESVQLKGYKIGGCKFSEIHANFLINFDNGKFEDATKLINLAKKRVLEEHGVKLECEVKIV; translated from the coding sequence TTGCTAATTGATTTTAGTAAATTTAGCTCCATTAAAATCGGCGGGGTTTTTGAAGTAGCTGAAATTTCTTATGAAAATGCTAGCGAATTTAATGGCGTGATAATTGGGGCTTGTAATAATATCTTAATCTCACCAAAGCCACCAAATTTGGGAATTTTAAGCGATGATTTTAAATTTATAGAACTTTTAGATGATGAAATTTTAAGAGTTGGAGCTAAAACAAAAAGCTCACAGATTTATAACTTTGCTAAAAAGCAAAATTTAGCTGGATTTGAATTTTTAAGGGGAATTCCTGGCACACTTGGTGGGTTATTAACCATGAACGCTGGACTTAAAGGCTTTGAAATTTCTAACTCCTTAGTGAGTGCAACAACAAGCAAAGGTAAATTTATACGTGATGAGCTTGATTTTTCATATAGAAAAAGCGAAATTCCAGGCGTAATATTTGAAGCGGAATTTAGTGTGAAATCTGGCTTTGATTCATCCTTAAGTGATGAAATTTCAAAAGCTAGAAACAATCAGCCAAAAGGCTATAGCTTTGGAAGTTGTTTTAAAAACCCAGCTAATGACTCAGCGGGGCGTTTGATAGAAAGCGTCCAGTTAAAAGGCTATAAAATAGGTGGTTGTAAATTTAGCGAAATTCACGCAAATTTTTTGATAAATTTTGATAATGGAAAATTTGAAGATGCTACCAAACTTATAAATCTAGCCAAAAAAAGAGTCCTAGAAGAGCATGGCGTAAAGCTAGAGTGTGAAGTTAAAATAGTGTAA
- a CDS encoding ankyrin repeat domain-containing protein, with protein MSENSFSNQISDEEKARFNELCQMALNFARTNEYKTLGKMIDAGLDVNLSNDKGDTLLMLASYNANFETTKMLLEKGALVDKKNDRGQTPLAGVAFKGNLEIAKLLVENGANIDENNGLGMTPYSFAVMFGRSEVASYLASKSKNKSLFKKLSSKLLNLFKKS; from the coding sequence ATGAGTGAAAATAGCTTTTCAAACCAAATAAGCGATGAAGAAAAGGCAAGGTTTAACGAACTTTGCCAAATGGCACTAAATTTTGCAAGAACAAATGAGTATAAAACATTAGGAAAGATGATAGATGCGGGGCTTGATGTAAATTTAAGCAACGATAAAGGCGATACTTTGCTAATGCTAGCAAGCTATAATGCAAATTTTGAGACAACTAAAATGCTTTTAGAAAAAGGTGCTTTGGTTGATAAGAAAAATGACCGCGGTCAAACGCCACTTGCAGGAGTTGCCTTTAAAGGAAATTTAGAAATCGCAAAACTTTTAGTTGAAAATGGAGCTAATATAGATGAAAATAATGGTCTTGGAATGACACCGTATTCCTTTGCTGTGATGTTTGGCAGGAGCGAAGTAGCGTCTTATCTTGCAAGTAAAAGTAAAAATAAAAGCCTATTTAAAAAGCTTAGCTCAAAACTTTTAAATTTATTTAAGAAAAGCTAA